The Rhopalosiphum maidis isolate BTI-1 chromosome 1, ASM367621v3, whole genome shotgun sequence genome has a segment encoding these proteins:
- the LOC113560533 gene encoding myophilin: protein MANNRATKSGFAAEAQRKINSKYSEELAQECLEWVSSVTGLPLNTSGDPDNFFEVLKDGQVLCQLVNTLIPGSVKKVNTSTMAFKCMENINNFLAVAVSIGVPSQETFQSVDLWERQNLNSVVICLQSLGRKAGQFGAPSIGPKEAEKNIRNFSEDKLKAGQTIISLQYGSNKGANQSGLNFGNTRHM, encoded by the exons atcaaCAGCAAATACAGTGAAGAGCTAGCTCAAGAATGTTTAGAGTGGGTGAGCAGCGTCACTGGTTTGCCATTGAACACATCTGGCGATCCCGACAACTTTTTTGAAGTTCTTAAGGACGGACAAGTATTATGCCA ATTGGTTAACACTCTAATTCCCGGATCCGTTAAGAAAGTGAACACTAGTACAATGGCTTTTAAGTGTATggaaaacattaataactttttggCTGTGGCTGTATCGATCGGCGTACCTTCTCAAGAAACCTTTCAATCTGTAGATTTATGGGAACGCCAAAACTTGAACTCTGTGGTGATTTGCTTGCAGTCATTGGGTAGAAAG GCTGGTCAATTCGGTGCTCCAAGTATTGGACCGAAAGAAGCAGAGAAAAATATTCGCAACTTTAGCGAAGACAAACTTAAAGCCGGCCAAACTATCATCAGTCTGCAATACGGATCCAACAAGGGAGCAAATCAAAGTGGACTTAACTTTGGAAACACAAGACATATGTAA